In Erigeron canadensis isolate Cc75 chromosome 1, C_canadensis_v1, whole genome shotgun sequence, a single window of DNA contains:
- the LOC122610679 gene encoding protein RGF1 INDUCIBLE TRANSCRIPTION FACTOR 1-like has protein sequence MGAGGLVEEENKWPPWLKPLLSESFFIQCKLHAYSHKSECNMYCLDCINGPLCSICLNHHQDHRAIQIRRSSYHDVIRVSEIQKFLDITSVQTYVINSAKVVFLNERPQPRPGKGVTNTCEVCDRSLLDSFRFCSLGCKIVGTSKNFEKKRKISSDNKHLMMAVSDSEDSYNSGNHLRRRINHNITTIHSFTPSTPPPTAASFRTAKRRKGIPHRAPMGGLIIEC, from the exons ATG GGTGCAGGAGGacttgttgaagaagaaaataaatggCCACCATGGTTGAAGCCTTTATTGAGTGAAAGTTTCTTTATTCAATGCAAATTACATGCTTATTCACATAAGTCAGAATGTAATATGTATTGCTTGGATTGTATCAATGGTCCTTTGTGTTCTATTTGTCTCAATCACCATCAGGACCACCGTGCCATTCAG ATTAGGAGGTCATCATATCATGATGTGATAAGAGTTTCTGAAATCCAAAAGTTTTTGGACATAACTTCAGTACAAACATATGTAATCAATAGTGCAAAAGTTGTGTTTTTGAATGAAAGGCCACAACCAAGGCCAGGAAAAGGTGTTACAAATACTTGTGAAGTATGTGATCGTAGCCTTCTTGATTCTTTCAGATTCTGTTCACTTGGATGCAAG ATTGTTGGGACATCAAagaattttgaaaagaaaaggaagattTCGTCGGACAACAAGCATTTGATGATGGCAGTGTCGGATTCTGAGGATTCTTACAACAGTGGCAACCATCTTCGGCGTCGGATCAACCACAATATCACTACAATTCATAGCTTTACTCCATCAACGCCACCTCCAACCGCTGCGAGCTTCAGAACAGCCAAGAGGAGAAAGGGCATTCCCCATAGAGCACCAATGGGAGGACTAATTATAGAATGCTAA